The Elusimicrobiaceae bacterium genome contains a region encoding:
- a CDS encoding ATP-dependent helicase C-terminal domain-containing protein, whose protein sequence is LESVRRGGADIILSFATEVREEWLKSAFPNAIATVARPALDKNTLSPVTEVLTMYNDMIVRREITSAAKGIPSADLIAAEFTSGRHKLRYWDEQVGQWLARVEFLSRTCPDFGLEPLGEDDLDLVIADICAGAKSVSEAKNRPVMPVLQNWFDWEKNRLLEKHAPLKLDMPGGRKAKIRYQSGQEPYLEAKIQDLFTLSETPRIAAGRVPLVIHILAPSMRPVQVTKDLKNFWAESYPRLKPALARRYPKHKWL, encoded by the coding sequence CTTGAAAGCGTGCGCCGGGGCGGCGCGGATATCATCCTGTCTTTCGCCACGGAAGTGCGCGAAGAGTGGCTGAAGTCGGCGTTTCCAAACGCCATTGCAACAGTGGCGCGGCCCGCGCTGGATAAAAACACGCTCAGCCCGGTCACGGAAGTTCTAACCATGTACAACGATATGATCGTGCGCAGGGAAATCACGTCCGCCGCGAAAGGCATACCATCGGCGGATCTGATCGCCGCAGAGTTCACCAGCGGACGCCACAAACTGCGTTACTGGGACGAGCAGGTCGGACAATGGCTCGCGCGTGTGGAATTTCTGTCCAGAACCTGCCCGGATTTCGGGCTCGAACCGCTCGGAGAAGACGACCTTGATCTGGTCATCGCCGATATCTGCGCCGGCGCGAAAAGCGTGTCCGAAGCCAAAAACCGGCCTGTCATGCCGGTTTTGCAGAACTGGTTTGACTGGGAGAAAAACCGGCTGCTTGAAAAACACGCGCCTTTAAAACTGGACATGCCAGGCGGCCGCAAAGCCAAAATCCGCTACCAGAGCGGACAGGAACCCTATCTCGAGGCAAAAATACAGGATCTGTTCACCCTGTCCGAAACCCCGCGCATCGCCGCCGGGCGCGTGCCGCTGGTAATACATATACTGGCGCCCTCCATGCGGCCGGTGCAGGTGACGAAAGATCTTAAAAATTTCTGGGCTGAAAGCTATCCCAGACTCAAGCCCGCGCTCGCACGCCGCTACCCGAAACATAAATGGCTGTAA